A section of the Streptomyces sp. Je 1-369 genome encodes:
- a CDS encoding sensor histidine kinase, with translation MSWKNRVSCRMQERRDARSDRRNARAEWKGEHRRIKEEWREGRRTGGRIEHLGPPPNGFALLPWLLMGLGAISHLLKGETSNPWIGALGVLLFNSLYVFIAFRAFNKYTREARATRLALVLLGLLTVALAVAYGGNWLLFFPLLGLAVGAIVRGRRLGPISLALSVLVGVIGGFREGWTGLNVAYGTFLSTMVTAAILSLSEAVRELRETREELARTAVEAERLRFSRDLHDLLGHTLSVIVVKAEATRRLAPRDLNAALGQVADIESVGRQALTEIREAVTGYREGSLATELDRARDLLEAAGVGTVVRQSGPPLAPQTAALLGWVVRESATNVVRHSGAAHCRIEVTGTPDETRLVITDDGRGEGSGPPGSGLKGLTERLAAAGGSLTSGPSPHSGFRVTATLPATEIVPTPDAPQHRCPPQRPPAPDTNLRRS, from the coding sequence ATGTCCTGGAAGAACAGGGTCAGTTGCCGGATGCAGGAGCGGCGGGACGCGCGTTCCGACCGGAGGAACGCCCGCGCCGAGTGGAAGGGCGAGCACCGGCGCATCAAGGAGGAGTGGCGGGAAGGCCGCAGGACCGGCGGCAGAATCGAGCACCTGGGCCCGCCGCCCAACGGATTCGCGCTCCTGCCCTGGCTGCTCATGGGCCTGGGCGCCATCTCCCACCTCCTCAAGGGCGAGACCTCCAACCCCTGGATCGGCGCCCTCGGGGTTCTCCTCTTCAACTCCCTCTACGTCTTCATCGCCTTCCGCGCCTTCAACAAGTACACCCGCGAGGCACGCGCCACGAGGTTGGCGCTCGTCCTCCTCGGCCTGCTGACCGTCGCCCTCGCCGTCGCGTACGGCGGCAACTGGCTCCTCTTCTTCCCGCTGCTCGGCCTGGCCGTCGGGGCCATCGTGCGCGGGCGCCGTCTCGGGCCGATCAGCCTGGCCCTGAGCGTCCTCGTGGGCGTCATCGGCGGGTTCAGGGAGGGCTGGACCGGCCTGAACGTCGCCTACGGCACGTTCCTCTCCACCATGGTGACCGCCGCGATCCTCTCCCTCTCCGAGGCCGTACGCGAACTCCGCGAGACCCGTGAGGAACTGGCCCGCACCGCCGTCGAGGCGGAACGCCTCCGCTTCTCCCGCGACCTGCACGACCTGCTCGGCCACACGCTCTCCGTGATCGTGGTGAAGGCGGAGGCCACGCGCCGCCTGGCCCCACGCGACCTGAACGCGGCGCTCGGCCAGGTCGCCGACATCGAGTCCGTCGGCCGCCAAGCACTGACCGAGATCCGCGAGGCCGTCACGGGCTACCGCGAGGGCAGCCTCGCCACGGAGCTCGACCGCGCCCGCGACCTCCTCGAGGCGGCCGGTGTCGGCACGGTCGTCCGCCAGTCGGGGCCGCCCCTCGCCCCGCAGACGGCGGCACTCCTCGGCTGGGTGGTGCGCGAGTCCGCCACCAACGTCGTACGCCACTCCGGCGCCGCCCACTGCCGGATCGAGGTCACGGGCACGCCCGACGAGACGCGCCTGGTCATCACGGACGACGGTCGCGGCGAGGGCTCGGGCCCGCCCGGCAGCGGCCTGAAGGGCCTGACCGAACGCCTGGCCGCAGCAGGCGGCTCCCTCACCTCGGGCCCGTCCCCCCACTCCGGCTTCCGCGTCACGGCGACCCTGCCGGCAACCGAGATCGTCCCGACCCCGGACGCCCCCCAACACCGGTGCCCACCGCAGCGGCCTCCCGCGCCGGACACGAATCTGAGGCGGTCTTGA
- a CDS encoding DUF6879 family protein, whose amino-acid sequence MATAVREALAKAQRSALHLEMRDSYMRDDPEFIRWQEGHRYDPADRESWWRSWLDVVAETTGRGVHMRRLRVVSEPLSDYMRYEYDGTFTNIAAGEDVRWLPRSLTRGLLLPALDGWVMDEQTVILHHFSGEGQWTEPRMEVVHDAALAELYVSAYEAAWKRAVPHEEYRPA is encoded by the coding sequence GTGGCAACAGCGGTACGTGAAGCACTCGCCAAGGCGCAGCGTTCAGCCCTGCACCTTGAGATGCGGGACAGCTACATGCGGGACGACCCGGAGTTCATCCGCTGGCAGGAGGGGCACCGGTACGACCCGGCCGACCGCGAGTCATGGTGGCGGTCGTGGCTGGACGTGGTGGCCGAGACAACCGGCCGAGGGGTCCACATGCGCCGTCTGCGCGTCGTCTCAGAGCCGCTGAGTGACTACATGCGCTATGAGTACGACGGCACGTTCACGAACATTGCAGCGGGTGAGGACGTGCGTTGGCTACCTCGCTCGCTGACGCGCGGTCTGCTACTCCCCGCGCTGGACGGCTGGGTCATGGACGAACAGACCGTGATCCTGCACCACTTCAGCGGCGAAGGCCAGTGGACCGAACCCCGCATGGAAGTCGTGCACGACGCCGCGCTAGCCGAGCTGTACGTCAGCGCGTACGAGGCAGCGTGGAAACGTGCCGTCCCGCACGAGGAGTACCGGCCCGCCTGA
- a CDS encoding helix-turn-helix domain-containing protein yields the protein MAVSPSSSAQQARQALADRLAELCRDAGLTGSDLAERCEWSRSKSSRIMNGRTPPSADDIRAWCRATCAEEHTEDLIASLRAAEGMWVDWRRMERAGLRRAQEARLPLYERTRWFRSYSSWLVPGLIQTYGYTEAVLRAVQRRRVPVDDVADAVAARMDRQRVLYEGRRRFAFLVEESVLHNGYGDEETQAEQLERLRSLADGELAHVSLGVVPSRLARSRMPVEGFWLYDKAQVNVELVSGYLTITQPSEIKAYADTFAELADTAAYGAKARALIAQALAPLL from the coding sequence ATGGCTGTCTCCCCGTCTTCCAGCGCGCAGCAAGCCCGGCAGGCTCTGGCGGATCGTCTCGCTGAGCTGTGCCGGGATGCTGGCCTGACTGGCTCTGATCTCGCCGAGCGCTGCGAGTGGAGCCGGTCCAAGTCGTCACGGATCATGAACGGCCGTACGCCCCCCAGCGCTGACGACATTCGGGCCTGGTGCCGGGCGACCTGCGCGGAGGAGCACACAGAGGACCTGATCGCCTCGCTGCGGGCCGCCGAGGGCATGTGGGTGGACTGGCGCCGTATGGAGCGCGCAGGCCTGCGACGGGCGCAGGAAGCTCGTTTGCCGCTGTATGAGCGCACCCGCTGGTTCCGCTCGTACTCCTCCTGGCTGGTGCCCGGGCTGATCCAGACGTACGGGTACACCGAAGCGGTCTTGCGCGCTGTTCAGCGAAGGCGGGTACCGGTCGATGACGTGGCCGATGCTGTGGCCGCCCGCATGGACCGTCAGCGCGTGCTCTACGAGGGACGGCGACGCTTCGCGTTCCTGGTCGAGGAGTCCGTGTTGCACAACGGCTACGGCGACGAGGAGACACAGGCCGAACAGCTGGAGCGGCTGCGCTCCCTCGCTGACGGCGAGTTGGCGCATGTGAGCCTGGGTGTGGTCCCTTCGCGGCTGGCCCGCTCGCGTATGCCTGTCGAAGGATTCTGGCTCTACGACAAGGCGCAAGTCAACGTCGAGTTGGTCAGCGGGTACCTCACGATCACGCAGCCCAGCGAGATCAAGGCTTACGCCGACACGTTCGCGGAACTTGCCGATACGGCGGCCTACGGCGCGAAGGCCCGCGCGCTGATCGCCCAAGCCCTGGCCCCCCTGCTGTAA
- a CDS encoding glycine-rich domain-containing protein, with protein sequence MNHVRDLLTPDGFGGVVATVRDNNPDMPDATAQRIVVEALKFVVAAAQFPTVKSTPSNVVDEGWHALILHTNLYAKLCERLGRFVHHWPERPDEERHDPHTLTRTVALIEQAGYSVDGELWTGPTKALVAVAANCSHTPKPGGCGPINPGKCASHCSGGGGGGS encoded by the coding sequence ATGAACCATGTACGCGACTTGCTCACCCCTGACGGGTTTGGGGGTGTCGTCGCAACAGTGCGCGACAACAACCCCGACATGCCCGACGCTACGGCACAGCGAATCGTGGTGGAAGCACTCAAGTTCGTTGTCGCTGCTGCCCAGTTCCCTACGGTCAAGAGCACGCCGTCCAACGTGGTGGACGAGGGATGGCACGCGCTGATCTTGCATACGAACCTGTACGCCAAGCTGTGTGAACGACTTGGTCGGTTCGTGCACCACTGGCCGGAGCGTCCCGACGAGGAGCGCCACGACCCGCACACGCTGACTCGCACCGTGGCGCTGATCGAACAGGCCGGGTACAGCGTGGACGGCGAGCTGTGGACGGGGCCGACCAAGGCTCTGGTTGCCGTGGCCGCGAATTGCTCGCACACACCGAAGCCGGGAGGGTGTGGGCCTATCAATCCCGGCAAGTGCGCGTCTCACTGCTCAGGGGGTGGGGGCGGCGGTAGCTAG
- a CDS encoding response regulator transcription factor encodes MNEMPRDHRPAKSVRVLLAEDQGMMRGALALLLGLEEDIEVVAQVGRGDEIVDAALNARPDVALLDIELPGRSGLDAAADLREECPDCRVLILTTSGRPGYLRRAMEAGAVGFLVKDGPVEELAEAVRRALRGETVIDPALAAAALSAGPSPLTGREADVLKASVDGATVADIAGTLHLSESTVRNYLSAAIGKTGTRNRMEAVREARQQGWL; translated from the coding sequence ATGAACGAGATGCCCCGAGACCACCGCCCGGCGAAATCCGTAAGAGTTCTCCTCGCCGAGGACCAGGGCATGATGCGGGGTGCGCTGGCGTTGTTGCTCGGGCTTGAGGAGGACATCGAGGTCGTCGCTCAGGTCGGCAGGGGCGACGAGATCGTCGACGCGGCGCTCAACGCCCGGCCGGACGTCGCGCTGCTCGACATCGAGCTGCCGGGGCGCAGCGGTCTGGATGCCGCTGCCGACCTCCGTGAGGAGTGCCCCGACTGCCGGGTGCTGATTCTCACGACCTCCGGCAGGCCCGGGTATCTGCGGCGCGCCATGGAGGCGGGCGCGGTCGGGTTCCTGGTCAAGGACGGGCCCGTGGAGGAGCTTGCCGAAGCGGTCCGGCGGGCGTTGCGGGGCGAGACGGTCATCGATCCGGCGCTCGCCGCGGCCGCGCTCAGTGCCGGGCCCAGCCCGCTGACCGGCCGTGAGGCGGATGTCCTCAAGGCTTCCGTGGACGGGGCCACGGTCGCCGACATCGCGGGCACGCTGCACCTGTCGGAGTCGACCGTACGGAACTATCTGTCGGCGGCGATCGGCAAGACGGGGACGCGGAACCGGATGGAAGCGGTGCGGGAGGCCCGGCAGCAGGGGTGGTTGTGA
- a CDS encoding SigE family RNA polymerase sigma factor, which yields MGEQEQTVEVGGFDGASDNDFQAFVTSRWSHLMRTAFLLTGQQYAAEDLVQSSLERTYVSWRRVSAAGDPDAYVRRIMINLHARKHRRKLKEFLSLQDSGPVFDRPEHGDRMAQADDRAALLHALAQLPTRQREAVVLRYWEDLSETQTAEAMGCSVGAVKSNAAKGIAKLRAIPELTEKVGSRGEK from the coding sequence ATGGGGGAGCAAGAGCAAACTGTTGAAGTGGGCGGGTTCGACGGGGCGTCCGACAACGACTTCCAGGCATTCGTCACGAGCCGCTGGTCGCACCTGATGCGCACGGCGTTCCTTCTCACGGGGCAGCAGTACGCCGCGGAGGACCTGGTGCAGTCGTCCCTGGAGCGGACGTATGTGTCGTGGCGGAGGGTAAGCGCGGCGGGTGACCCGGATGCGTATGTGCGCCGGATCATGATCAACCTCCACGCGCGCAAGCACCGCCGCAAGCTCAAGGAGTTCCTGTCGTTGCAGGACTCGGGCCCGGTGTTCGACAGACCCGAGCACGGCGACCGCATGGCACAGGCGGACGACCGCGCCGCGCTGCTGCACGCCCTCGCCCAACTGCCCACCCGCCAGCGAGAAGCGGTCGTCCTCCGGTACTGGGAGGACCTGAGCGAGACGCAGACCGCCGAGGCCATGGGCTGCTCGGTCGGTGCGGTCAAGAGCAACGCCGCCAAAGGGATCGCCAAGCTGCGCGCCATACCCGAACTGACCGAGAAGGTCGGAAGCCGAGGGGAGAAGTAA
- a CDS encoding MFS transporter yields the protein MWAVLLTACAGQFLVVLDVSVVNTALPSMRSDLGMSAVGLQWVVNAYSIAFAGFMLLGGRAGDLFGRKRMFLVGLGLFTAASLGGGLAQAEWQLLAARAVQGLGAAVLAPSTLTILTSAVPEGPARARAIGVWSAVGAGGGAAGGLVGGVLTDLLSWRWVLLINVPVGALVIVAGIAWLTESKADRTRRLDVPGAVLVTAGLATLAYGIVQTEEKGWTAAATLVPLAAGLALLAAFLVVESRTKAPLMPLKLFKVRTVSAANAAMFVCGGGMFAMWMFMTLYTQNVLGYSPLKAGLALMPSSLTVVLGSMLAPRLMPVFGPKTVSVVGIVVASVGFGWQSTMTVDGAYVTAILLPGLVMMFGAGLATTPLASLATSGARPGDAGLVSGLVNTSRTMGGALGLAVLSTVAAAQMRGSTSPQALTDGYAMAFRTSAFILLAGVAVLLVWMPGRRGRDQDTD from the coding sequence GTGTGGGCCGTACTGCTCACGGCGTGCGCGGGCCAGTTCCTCGTCGTCCTTGACGTGTCCGTGGTGAACACCGCGCTGCCGTCGATGCGGTCCGACCTGGGCATGAGCGCGGTCGGCCTGCAATGGGTCGTCAACGCGTACTCCATAGCCTTCGCCGGATTCATGCTGCTCGGCGGGCGCGCCGGGGACCTCTTCGGGCGGAAGCGGATGTTCCTGGTCGGCCTGGGCCTGTTCACCGCCGCCTCGCTGGGCGGCGGCCTCGCGCAGGCCGAGTGGCAGCTCCTCGCGGCGCGCGCCGTGCAGGGTCTCGGCGCGGCGGTCCTCGCCCCCTCGACCCTGACGATCCTCACGTCGGCGGTGCCCGAGGGCCCGGCGCGGGCGCGGGCGATCGGCGTCTGGTCGGCGGTCGGCGCGGGCGGCGGCGCGGCGGGCGGCCTGGTCGGCGGGGTCCTGACCGACCTGCTCTCCTGGCGCTGGGTGCTCCTTATCAACGTGCCGGTCGGCGCCCTGGTGATCGTCGCGGGCATCGCCTGGCTCACCGAGAGCAAGGCCGACCGGACCCGGCGTCTGGACGTGCCGGGCGCGGTGCTCGTGACGGCCGGTCTCGCCACCCTCGCGTACGGGATCGTGCAGACGGAGGAGAAGGGCTGGACGGCGGCCGCGACCCTCGTACCCCTCGCGGCGGGACTGGCCCTGCTCGCGGCGTTCCTCGTGGTGGAGTCGCGTACGAAGGCGCCGCTCATGCCGCTGAAGCTGTTCAAGGTGCGGACGGTGTCGGCCGCGAACGCCGCGATGTTCGTGTGCGGCGGCGGCATGTTCGCCATGTGGATGTTCATGACGCTCTACACGCAGAACGTCCTCGGGTACTCCCCGCTCAAGGCGGGCCTCGCCCTCATGCCGTCCTCGCTCACCGTCGTCCTCGGCTCGATGCTCGCGCCGCGCCTGATGCCGGTGTTCGGGCCGAAGACCGTGTCCGTGGTGGGCATCGTCGTGGCGTCCGTGGGCTTCGGGTGGCAGTCGACAATGACGGTCGACGGCGCGTACGTCACCGCGATCCTGCTGCCCGGCCTCGTGATGATGTTCGGCGCGGGCCTCGCGACGACGCCGCTCGCCTCGCTCGCCACGTCGGGTGCCCGGCCGGGCGACGCGGGACTCGTCTCCGGCCTGGTCAACACCTCGCGCACCATGGGCGGCGCGCTCGGACTCGCGGTCCTCTCCACGGTGGCGGCGGCACAGATGCGCGGCTCGACGTCGCCGCAGGCGCTCACCGACGGCTACGCGATGGCGTTCCGGACCAGCGCGTTCATCCTGCTGGCGGGGGTGGCGGTGCTGCTGGTGTGGATGCCGGGACGCCGGGGCCGGGATCAGGACACCGACTGA
- a CDS encoding lipid-transfer protein: protein MKAYIVGVGMTKFEKPETRDWQYWDMVKEAGTQALEDAGIAYDQVEQVPVGYCFQASTAGQRAAYELGLTGVPVYNVNNNCATGSTALMMARQFVEGGLNDCVLALGFEKMARGALGGGSGGSDGGDFKTSPVARHYGIMAARHGFEMTPPTAQIFGNAAREHMEKYGTTEAQLAAVGAKNHRHSTNNPYAQFQDAYTVDEILAAKTIHRPLTKLQCSPTSDGSAAAVVVSERFVERHGLEPKAVEIAAQAMTTDTGESFDSGSCIDAVGQPMSRAAARQVYEASGLGIEDVDVVELHDCFSVNELLTYEALGMCAPGESGKLVESGATTYGGRWVVNPSGGLISKGHPLGATGIAQVAELTWQLRGEAAARQVEGARVGLAHNIGLGGAAVMTVLRRP, encoded by the coding sequence ATGAAGGCGTACATAGTGGGCGTCGGCATGACGAAGTTCGAGAAGCCCGAGACGCGCGACTGGCAGTACTGGGACATGGTGAAGGAGGCGGGCACCCAGGCCCTTGAGGACGCCGGAATCGCGTACGACCAGGTCGAGCAGGTCCCCGTCGGGTACTGCTTCCAGGCCTCGACGGCAGGCCAGCGCGCCGCCTACGAACTCGGCCTGACGGGCGTCCCCGTCTACAACGTCAACAACAACTGCGCGACCGGGTCGACCGCCCTGATGATGGCGCGCCAGTTCGTCGAGGGCGGCCTGAACGACTGCGTGCTCGCGCTCGGCTTCGAGAAGATGGCGCGGGGAGCGCTGGGAGGCGGCAGCGGTGGCAGCGACGGGGGAGACTTCAAGACGTCACCCGTGGCCCGGCACTACGGGATCATGGCGGCCCGCCACGGCTTCGAGATGACCCCGCCCACCGCGCAGATCTTCGGCAACGCGGCCCGCGAGCACATGGAGAAGTACGGCACGACCGAGGCGCAGCTCGCCGCGGTCGGCGCGAAGAACCACCGGCACTCCACGAACAACCCGTACGCGCAGTTCCAGGACGCGTACACCGTCGACGAGATCCTCGCCGCCAAGACCATCCACCGCCCGCTCACCAAGCTCCAGTGCTCCCCGACGTCGGACGGTTCGGCGGCGGCGGTGGTGGTCTCGGAGCGGTTCGTGGAGCGGCACGGGCTGGAGCCGAAGGCGGTCGAGATCGCCGCCCAGGCCATGACCACCGACACCGGCGAATCCTTCGACTCCGGGTCGTGCATCGACGCCGTCGGGCAGCCGATGTCGCGGGCGGCGGCGCGCCAGGTGTACGAGGCGTCCGGGCTCGGCATCGAGGACGTGGACGTCGTCGAGCTGCACGACTGCTTCTCCGTCAACGAACTCCTGACGTACGAGGCGCTGGGCATGTGCGCGCCCGGCGAGTCGGGAAAGCTGGTCGAGAGCGGCGCGACGACGTACGGCGGACGGTGGGTGGTGAACCCCTCCGGCGGCCTCATCTCCAAGGGCCATCCGCTCGGCGCGACGGGCATCGCGCAGGTCGCGGAGTTGACGTGGCAGTTGCGCGGGGAGGCGGCGGCGAGGCAGGTCGAGGGGGCGCGGGTGGGGCTCGCGCACAACATCGGGCTGGGCGGGGCGGCGGTGATGACGGTGCTGCGGAGGCCGTAA
- a CDS encoding acyl-CoA dehydrogenase produces the protein MGIGITREQRELASAVRGWLARAVPPEETRKLLDGPPGGGRPAHWDGLAEQGLLGVHLPEEYGGGGGDLLDLAVVLEEAARAALPGPFAASSLASLVLRRAGAHDLAAELARGVRIGAVALDAGTLTAVAGPDGYVLDGVAPPVLSGGEADVLILAAGAAGAAGAAGAAGASDASCAAVASVAGPVWLAVDAAALTVRTHDSADPTRPTAEVSARGVHVPADRVLAVDSATVRDLAAAVLAADACGTAAWALHTAAEHAKVREQFGRPIGRFQGVKHLCADMLVRVEQARALAWDAARAADEPDMPDVPTDVPHLPADLPGDVRGLVTALAAGTALDAAYSCAKDCVQILGGIGFTWEHDAHLYLRRAVVARQLLGAGDAHRLRAVRLAEGGARRVLRMELPEEVATYDHRTRAREAIAPARGLDPAAARKALAPTGYAAPHLPAPHGLGAGPVQQLVIQEELKDAGVKLSDLGIATWVIPSLIAYGTEEQRERFLPPTLRGELLWCQLFSEPEAGSDLASLRTRAERVDGGWRVNGQKVWTSAAQWADHGILLARTNPSAPKHKGLTYFLVDMKAARGIDVRPLKEITGDALFNEVYFDDVFLPDTAVVGVIDDGWRVARHTLGNERVHMADQLTFDTGLEALIARAGELDGAYRARIGALAAEAHALACIGLRTTIRQVAGAEPGAGAAVRKLVQTPHQQKVAELALELLGAAGAVREGAAERALHGFLMSRCLTIAGGTTQVQLNVVAERILGLPRD, from the coding sequence ATGGGGATCGGAATCACGCGGGAACAGAGGGAGTTGGCGTCGGCGGTTCGCGGCTGGCTCGCGCGCGCCGTGCCGCCCGAGGAGACGCGCAAGCTCCTGGACGGACCACCCGGCGGCGGCCGTCCCGCCCACTGGGACGGGCTCGCGGAGCAGGGACTCCTCGGTGTTCACCTGCCCGAGGAGTACGGGGGTGGGGGCGGCGACCTCCTCGACCTGGCCGTGGTCCTCGAAGAGGCGGCGCGGGCCGCGCTTCCCGGGCCGTTCGCGGCGAGCTCCCTCGCCTCGCTGGTGCTGCGCAGGGCGGGCGCGCACGATCTTGCGGCCGAACTGGCGCGGGGCGTACGGATCGGGGCGGTCGCGCTGGACGCGGGCACGCTGACGGCCGTCGCCGGGCCGGACGGGTACGTCCTTGACGGGGTGGCGCCGCCCGTGCTCTCCGGCGGGGAGGCGGATGTGCTGATTCTGGCGGCGGGGGCGGCGGGGGCGGCGGGGGCGGCGGGGGCGGCGGGCGCGTCGGACGCGTCGTGTGCGGCGGTGGCATCGGTCGCGGGGCCGGTTTGGCTTGCCGTCGACGCCGCCGCGCTGACCGTACGTACCCACGACAGCGCCGACCCGACCCGCCCCACCGCCGAAGTGAGCGCACGGGGTGTCCACGTCCCCGCCGACCGGGTGCTCGCCGTGGACTCCGCGACCGTCCGCGACCTGGCCGCCGCCGTACTCGCCGCCGACGCCTGCGGCACCGCCGCGTGGGCGCTGCACACCGCCGCCGAACACGCCAAGGTGCGCGAGCAGTTCGGGCGGCCCATCGGCCGGTTCCAGGGCGTCAAGCACCTCTGCGCGGACATGCTGGTCCGCGTGGAGCAGGCGCGGGCCCTGGCCTGGGACGCGGCCCGCGCGGCGGACGAGCCCGACATGCCCGATGTGCCCACTGACGTGCCCCACCTGCCCGCCGACCTGCCCGGCGACGTGCGCGGCCTGGTCACGGCGCTCGCCGCGGGTACCGCCCTGGACGCCGCGTACTCCTGCGCCAAGGACTGCGTGCAGATCCTCGGCGGCATCGGCTTCACCTGGGAGCACGACGCGCACCTGTACCTGCGCCGGGCGGTCGTCGCGCGGCAACTGCTCGGCGCGGGCGACGCGCACCGGCTGCGCGCCGTGCGGCTCGCGGAGGGCGGCGCGCGACGCGTGCTGCGCATGGAGCTCCCGGAGGAGGTGGCAACGTACGACCACCGGACCCGGGCCCGCGAGGCGATCGCCCCCGCCCGCGGACTCGACCCGGCCGCGGCCCGCAAGGCCCTCGCCCCCACCGGCTACGCCGCCCCACACCTCCCCGCACCGCACGGACTGGGCGCAGGCCCCGTACAACAACTGGTGATCCAGGAGGAGTTGAAAGACGCCGGGGTCAAGCTCAGCGACCTCGGGATCGCGACCTGGGTGATCCCCTCCCTCATCGCGTACGGCACCGAGGAGCAGCGCGAACGCTTCCTCCCGCCCACCCTGCGCGGCGAGCTGCTCTGGTGCCAGCTCTTCAGCGAGCCGGAAGCGGGCTCCGACCTCGCCTCCCTGCGTACGAGGGCCGAGCGCGTCGACGGCGGATGGCGCGTCAACGGGCAGAAGGTGTGGACGAGCGCGGCCCAGTGGGCGGACCACGGCATCCTCCTCGCCCGCACCAACCCGTCGGCGCCCAAGCACAAGGGGCTGACGTACTTCCTCGTCGACATGAAGGCGGCGCGCGGCATCGACGTCCGCCCGCTCAAGGAGATCACCGGGGACGCCCTCTTCAACGAGGTGTACTTCGACGACGTCTTCCTCCCGGACACGGCGGTCGTCGGCGTGATCGACGACGGCTGGCGGGTCGCCCGCCACACCCTCGGCAACGAACGCGTCCACATGGCGGACCAGTTGACGTTCGACACCGGCCTGGAGGCGCTGATCGCGCGGGCCGGTGAACTCGACGGCGCCTACCGCGCACGCATCGGGGCGCTCGCCGCCGAGGCGCACGCCCTCGCCTGCATCGGCCTGCGTACGACCATCCGGCAGGTCGCGGGTGCGGAGCCGGGCGCGGGCGCCGCCGTACGCAAACTCGTCCAGACCCCGCACCAGCAGAAGGTCGCCGAGCTCGCCCTCGAACTCCTCGGCGCGGCGGGCGCGGTCCGCGAAGGCGCGGCGGAGCGGGCGCTGCACGGCTTCCTGATGTCGCGCTGCCTGACGATCGCGGGCGGCACGACCCAGGTCCAGCTCAATGTCGTCGCCGAGCGCATTCTCGGCCTGCCGCGTGACTGA